A part of Jaculus jaculus isolate mJacJac1 chromosome 17, mJacJac1.mat.Y.cur, whole genome shotgun sequence genomic DNA contains:
- the Cspg5 gene encoding chondroitin sulfate proteoglycan 5 isoform X2 produces the protein MGRAGGGDGAPGRGTPPPPPPLPPLPLPLLLVLVLGATLIVTAGAVPAREAGSAIEAEELVKSSLAWEPRANDTREEAGLPAAGEDETAWTVPGSELAAVGPGVGPEEALEASAAVTGTTWLEADSPGLGGVTAEAGSGDAQALPATLQAPDEAHRQSSIPPATPEAPEASGPPSSTTHDKLSPGPELPKESPLEVWLNLGGSTPDPQGSEATYPLQGTRETQPASDIIDIDYFEGLDSEGRGADLGIFPGSPGTSENHPDADGETPSWSLLDLYDDFTPFDESDFYPTTSFYDDLEEEEEEEDAVGGGDLEDENDLLVPSQKPGVGPGTGQPTSRWHAVPPQHTLGMVPGSSVALRPHPGEPGRDLASGENGTECRSGFVRHNGSCRSVCDLFPSYCHNGGQCYLVENIGAFCRCNTQDYIWHKGVRCESIVTDFQVMCVAVGSAALVLLLLFMMTVFFAKKLYLLKTENSKLRRTNKFRTPSELHNDNFSLSTIAEGSHPNEDPSAPHKIQEALKSCLKEEESFNIQNSMSPKLEAGKGDQADLEVNCLQNNLT, from the exons ATGGGCCGAGCCGGGGGCGGGGACGGGGCTCCGGGCCGGGggaccccgccgccgccgccgccgctgccgccgctgccgctgccgctgctgctggtgctggtgctCGGGGCCACGCTGATCGTCACCGCGGGGGCCGTGCCGG CACGCGAGGCGGGCAGCGCGATCGAGGCTGAAGAGCTGGTGAAGAGCAGCCTGGCATGGGAGCCCCGTGCCAACGACACGCGGGAGGAAGCCGGCctgccagcagctggggaagATGAGACCGCGTGGACGGTGCCCGGCAGTGAACTGGCTGCGGTGGGCCCTGGGGTCGGGCCAGAGGAGGCACTGGAGGCATCGGCTGCGGTGACTGgtaccacctggctggaggcagataGCCCGGGCCTGGGTGGAGTGACTGCAGAAGCTGGTAGTGGTGATGCCCAGGCCCTTCCAGCTACACTCCAGGCTCCCGATGAGGCCCATCGGCAGTCTTCCATACCCCCTGCTACCCCTGAAGCTCCGGAAGCCAGCGGACCTCCCTCCTCCACTACCCATGACAAGCTGAGCCCAGGCCCCGAACTTCCTAAGGAGAGCCCCTTGGAGGTTTGGCTCAACTTGGGAGGCAGCACACCAGACCCTCAAGGGTCAGAGGCCACTTACCCACTTCAAGGCACTCGAGAGACCCAACCAGCCTCAGACATAATTGACATTGACTACTTTGAAGGATTGGATAGTGAGGGTCGTGGTGCAGACTTAGGCATCTTCCCAGGGTCTCCAGGAACCTCAGAGAACCACCCTGACGCTGATGGAGAGACCCCTTCCTGGAGCCTGCTTGACTTATATGATGACTTCACGCCCTTTGATGAGTCAGATTTCTACCCCACCACGTCCTTCTACGATGacctggaggaagaggaggaggaagaggatgcaGTAGGAGGTGGAGACCTGGAAGATGAAAACGACCTTCTCGTGCCCTCCCAGAAGCCTGGTGTGGGGCCCGGGACAGGCCAGCCCACCAGTCGGTGGCATGCTGTTCCTCCACAGCACACCCTGGGCATGGTCCCCGGCAGCAGCGTCGCCCTTAGGCCCCACCCAGGAGAACCAGGCAGGGACCTGGCCTCCGGTGAAAATGGCACGGAATGTCGCAGTGGCTTTGTGCGGCATAATGGCTCCTGCCGGTCAGTGTGCGACCTCTTCCCAAGTTACTGTCACAATGGCGGCCAGTGCTACCTGGTGGAGAACATAGGGGCCTTCTGCAG GTGCAACACGCAGGACTACATCTGGCACAAGGGCGTGCGCTGCGAGTCCATCGTCACGGACTTCCAGGTGATGTGCGTGGCCGTCGGCTCCGCCGCCCtcgtgctgctgctgctgttcatGATGACCGTCTTCTTCGCCAAAAAGCTCTATCTGCTCAAGACGGAGAACAGCAAGCTGCGGAGGACCAA CAAATTCCGGACCCCATCTGAGCTCCACAATGATAACTTCTCCCTCTCCACCATTGCCGAGGGCTCGCACCCAAAT GAGGATCCTAGCGCACCCCACAAAATCCAGGAAGCTCTCAAGTCCTGCCTGAAGGAGGAGGAATCCTTTAACATCCAGAACTCCATGTCACCCAAACTTGAGGCTGGCAAAGGTGACCAGGCCGACTTGGAGGTGAACTGTCTCCAGAATAACTTAACCTAA
- the Cspg5 gene encoding chondroitin sulfate proteoglycan 5 isoform X1, giving the protein MGRAGGGDGAPGRGTPPPPPPLPPLPLPLLLVLVLGATLIVTAGAVPAREAGSAIEAEELVKSSLAWEPRANDTREEAGLPAAGEDETAWTVPGSELAAVGPGVGPEEALEASAAVTGTTWLEADSPGLGGVTAEAGSGDAQALPATLQAPDEAHRQSSIPPATPEAPEASGPPSSTTHDKLSPGPELPKESPLEVWLNLGGSTPDPQGSEATYPLQGTRETQPASDIIDIDYFEGLDSEGRGADLGIFPGSPGTSENHPDADGETPSWSLLDLYDDFTPFDESDFYPTTSFYDDLEEEEEEEDAVGGGDLEDENDLLVPSQKPGVGPGTGQPTSRWHAVPPQHTLGMVPGSSVALRPHPGEPGRDLASGENGTECRSGFVRHNGSCRSVCDLFPSYCHNGGQCYLVENIGAFCRCNTQDYIWHKGVRCESIVTDFQVMCVAVGSAALVLLLLFMMTVFFAKKLYLLKTENSKLRRTNKFRTPSELHNDNFSLSTIAEGSHPNVRKLCDTPCISSPHARALAHYDNVVCQEDPSAPHKIQEALKSCLKEEESFNIQNSMSPKLEAGKGDQADLEVNCLQNNLT; this is encoded by the exons ATGGGCCGAGCCGGGGGCGGGGACGGGGCTCCGGGCCGGGggaccccgccgccgccgccgccgctgccgccgctgccgctgccgctgctgctggtgctggtgctCGGGGCCACGCTGATCGTCACCGCGGGGGCCGTGCCGG CACGCGAGGCGGGCAGCGCGATCGAGGCTGAAGAGCTGGTGAAGAGCAGCCTGGCATGGGAGCCCCGTGCCAACGACACGCGGGAGGAAGCCGGCctgccagcagctggggaagATGAGACCGCGTGGACGGTGCCCGGCAGTGAACTGGCTGCGGTGGGCCCTGGGGTCGGGCCAGAGGAGGCACTGGAGGCATCGGCTGCGGTGACTGgtaccacctggctggaggcagataGCCCGGGCCTGGGTGGAGTGACTGCAGAAGCTGGTAGTGGTGATGCCCAGGCCCTTCCAGCTACACTCCAGGCTCCCGATGAGGCCCATCGGCAGTCTTCCATACCCCCTGCTACCCCTGAAGCTCCGGAAGCCAGCGGACCTCCCTCCTCCACTACCCATGACAAGCTGAGCCCAGGCCCCGAACTTCCTAAGGAGAGCCCCTTGGAGGTTTGGCTCAACTTGGGAGGCAGCACACCAGACCCTCAAGGGTCAGAGGCCACTTACCCACTTCAAGGCACTCGAGAGACCCAACCAGCCTCAGACATAATTGACATTGACTACTTTGAAGGATTGGATAGTGAGGGTCGTGGTGCAGACTTAGGCATCTTCCCAGGGTCTCCAGGAACCTCAGAGAACCACCCTGACGCTGATGGAGAGACCCCTTCCTGGAGCCTGCTTGACTTATATGATGACTTCACGCCCTTTGATGAGTCAGATTTCTACCCCACCACGTCCTTCTACGATGacctggaggaagaggaggaggaagaggatgcaGTAGGAGGTGGAGACCTGGAAGATGAAAACGACCTTCTCGTGCCCTCCCAGAAGCCTGGTGTGGGGCCCGGGACAGGCCAGCCCACCAGTCGGTGGCATGCTGTTCCTCCACAGCACACCCTGGGCATGGTCCCCGGCAGCAGCGTCGCCCTTAGGCCCCACCCAGGAGAACCAGGCAGGGACCTGGCCTCCGGTGAAAATGGCACGGAATGTCGCAGTGGCTTTGTGCGGCATAATGGCTCCTGCCGGTCAGTGTGCGACCTCTTCCCAAGTTACTGTCACAATGGCGGCCAGTGCTACCTGGTGGAGAACATAGGGGCCTTCTGCAG GTGCAACACGCAGGACTACATCTGGCACAAGGGCGTGCGCTGCGAGTCCATCGTCACGGACTTCCAGGTGATGTGCGTGGCCGTCGGCTCCGCCGCCCtcgtgctgctgctgctgttcatGATGACCGTCTTCTTCGCCAAAAAGCTCTATCTGCTCAAGACGGAGAACAGCAAGCTGCGGAGGACCAA CAAATTCCGGACCCCATCTGAGCTCCACAATGATAACTTCTCCCTCTCCACCATTGCCGAGGGCTCGCACCCAAATGTAAGGAAACTTTGCGACACTCCCTGTATCTCCTCCCCCCATGCCCGTGCCTTGGCTCACTATGATAACGTTGTCTGTCAG GAGGATCCTAGCGCACCCCACAAAATCCAGGAAGCTCTCAAGTCCTGCCTGAAGGAGGAGGAATCCTTTAACATCCAGAACTCCATGTCACCCAAACTTGAGGCTGGCAAAGGTGACCAGGCCGACTTGGAGGTGAACTGTCTCCAGAATAACTTAACCTAA